Proteins co-encoded in one Quercus robur chromosome 8, dhQueRobu3.1, whole genome shotgun sequence genomic window:
- the LOC126694178 gene encoding heavy metal-associated isoprenylated plant protein 41-like has translation MKQKIVMKVQMNCEKGRTKAMKIAAVAEGVISVAIEREKSLVVVIGDGVDLVSLAGSLRKKLGSATIESVQEVKAESAEKKDPIICYSQYPQYPMYICSGF, from the exons ATGAAG CAAAAGATAGTAATGAAGGTGCAAATGAATTGCGAGAAaggcagaaccaaggccatgAAGATTGCTGCTGTGGCAGAAG GTGTAATCTCAGTGGcgattgaaagagaaaaaagtctGGTGGTCGTGATAGGAGACGGAGTTGATTTGGTTAGCTTGGCCGGCTCACTAAGGAAGAAGCTTGGCTCTGCCACCATTGAGAGCGTGCAAGAAGTGAAGGCAGAAAGTGCTGAGAAAAAAGACCCAATTATATGTTATAGCCAATATCCACAATACCCCATGTATATATGCAGTGGTTTCTGA